GTTCACGTCAGCTCTGTCATGGCCCAGCAGACCGTGCCCAACCAGACCGCCTACACCAGTTCCAAGGCCGCCCTGGAAGGCCTCACCCGCGCATTGGCGGTGGAGCTTGCCACGCTGCGCGTGCGGGTGAACACCGTGGTCGCCGGTTTCGTGTTGACCTACTCCGGCATGCCTGATCGCGAGTCGTGGACCGAGCGTGAGCGCCTCGCCGCCGAGGTGGTCGAGGAGGTGAATTACCATTCCCACCCCTGGCCGGGCGCGGGAATGCCGGAGGACGCGGCCGCCACCGTGCTCTTCCTGCTCTCCGATGCAGCTCGATTCGTCACCGGCACCACGCTGGTGGTCGACGGCGGCATGACCGTGGACCTGCGCCTCTTGGCCGATACCCGTCGAGTGGCAGCGGCCCAGCGGATCGGGCAACTTCAGCAAAAGCAGGAGGAGTTTGGCGATGAGTAATGTTGTCGCGACACCACGCGTGGTCCGTGTGCGGGCATGGGAAGTGGTCGTGCCCGTCGTGCCCGGCGCGGTGAACAGCCCCGCGTTGGAGGACGCTGCCGAAAGTGAGCCGTGGGATGCCGCGCCGATCGTGCTGGTGGAGTTGACGTTCGATGACGGCGTCATCGGGCTGGGCGAACTGCCGCGCGATGTGACACTCAAAACCGTGGACGCGTCATTGGCGAGGCTGGTCGGTCTGACCTGCCCCGGACCGTCGATGGCAGCACAGCCCAGTGCCTGGCGGCCCGGCAACATGTTCGGCCTGCATCAACTCATGCCCGCCCCCGCCTGGCAATCCACGCAACTCGCTGCGGCGGCACTGGAGACGGCGCTGCTTGACGCGACCGGCAAACGCCTGGGCTGTCGCGTGGTCGACTTGCTCGGCGGGGCTGTGCGGCAGCGCGTCAGTGTCGACTACTGGTGCGGTCGCCAGACGCCAGCCGACCTGGAAGTCATCGTGGGCCGAGCGCTTGAGCACGGCTTCCGGGGCTTGAAGATGAAGTCGCGTCTCGGCGACCCTGTCATTGAACAGCTGCGCGTCATTCGCCAGATCGCCGGCGAGGGCTTCGCCGTCACGATCGACCCGATGTTTCAATGGCTTTCGCCCGCCCACGTCCTGCCGATGGTCAAGGCCATCGATCATTGCAACCTGGCGGTAAAGTTGGAAGACCCATTCCCGCAGGATCAGCCGCAGATGTGGCAGCGCTTGCGCGACGCGGTGGCGACACCGCTGATCTGGCATGCCCGCGATGCGGTGTCGTTGCGTCGCGGATTGCAGGCTCGTTGCGTTGACGGCTTTAATGCCTCCGACGGCTACTGCTGGGGCTTCCTCGGCCAGGCCCACGCCCTTGAAGCTTTGGGCTTGCCGTGCTGGCAGGGATCATCCATCGAACTGGGCGTCGCCCAGGCGGCCCGGCTGCATGCCTGCGCCGCAGCGCCGGCATGTGTCTGGCCCAGCGATCTTGTCGGCGCCGCCATCCGCCAGCACACCCTGACCACTTGGGACTGGCCCTACGACGCAGGTTACTTGCCACTGCCCACGGCTCCCGGCCTCGGCGTCGAACTCGACTACGACGCCGTCGCTCATTTCGCACAAGTCGCATGCGATCATGAATAAAATCGTACGACTCACGTCGACACGGTTCGCCACGCGTGAGGCGTGTCGTTGAGACGCCTGGTAAAAGGTTGACGGGTCTGTTCCGTAGAAAACCTTGGTGGCCGCGTCTGAGGGGCATGGCATTGTGGGTAAGTACGAGCAGCAGCAGCTCGCGGCTCTGACTCCAGTACCTCCATCCGGCAACGGCATGCCCCAGGTTGCGCTTGATCATGCTGAAGATCGTCTCGACCTGCCAGTGCTGGCCGAAGTGAATGCTTTGGTGGTTGCGGAACAGCCGTTACATCAATCGACGGTGGCCTCGGATTTGAACAAGCTCGACGGCCTGACCATGATCCTGCCCGAGCAGTTGCCCGAGGCGATCTGCCACCTGAAGCTCACCGACCTGACGGGCATCGCGGCCAACATGGAGCGGCGGCTGCATGCGGCGGGTATCACCACGGTGGCTCAGTTGTGCCAGGCTGCCGAAGCGAATCTGGCCGAGGCCTGGGGCAGCCAAGTGCTCGGCTCGATCTGGTTTTCGCAGTTGCGGGGCCACGACCTGCCCCGGCGATCAACCCGCCGGCAGACGGTTGGCCACTCGCATGTGCTGCCGCCGGAGTGGCGCAGCGAGGAGCGTGCCCATGCCGTGGCGGTGCGGATGCTGCACAAGGCCGCCGCCCGCATGCGGCGGCTGGGCTACCGGGCCGGCTACCTGGTGCTGTCCATCAGCTATCTCGATGGTCGTCGGTGGGACCAGCGGACGGGACTGGGGCTATGCCGTGACACGTTGACAATGGTGCGGGCACTGGGCCCACTGTGGTCGACCAGGCCGGTAGGCGTGCCACTGAAGGTCGGCATCGTGCTCACGCATTTGGTGCCCGAAGGCTCGGCCACGCTGCCGCTGTACGATGACCAAGCTCACCTCGACGTGCTCGCTGACGC
This region of Phycisphaerales bacterium AB-hyl4 genomic DNA includes:
- a CDS encoding enolase C-terminal domain-like protein codes for the protein MSNVVATPRVVRVRAWEVVVPVVPGAVNSPALEDAAESEPWDAAPIVLVELTFDDGVIGLGELPRDVTLKTVDASLARLVGLTCPGPSMAAQPSAWRPGNMFGLHQLMPAPAWQSTQLAAAALETALLDATGKRLGCRVVDLLGGAVRQRVSVDYWCGRQTPADLEVIVGRALEHGFRGLKMKSRLGDPVIEQLRVIRQIAGEGFAVTIDPMFQWLSPAHVLPMVKAIDHCNLAVKLEDPFPQDQPQMWQRLRDAVATPLIWHARDAVSLRRGLQARCVDGFNASDGYCWGFLGQAHALEALGLPCWQGSSIELGVAQAARLHACAAAPACVWPSDLVGAAIRQHTLTTWDWPYDAGYLPLPTAPGLGVELDYDAVAHFAQVACDHE
- a CDS encoding SDR family NAD(P)-dependent oxidoreductase, which gives rise to MAEPLQVFNQSCFAGRAYGVTGGSRGIGRAVVQGLLDCGASVMTLARDSATLERLEASLPDEQRARLLWRAADVSYADVLREAVDAAGEKFGRMDGWVSNAMCNPGQSLADHDESSFEQAWQVNTLAAWRAAKLLQPHFERVGGGALVHVSSVMAQQTVPNQTAYTSSKAALEGLTRALAVELATLRVRVNTVVAGFVLTYSGMPDRESWTERERLAAEVVEEVNYHSHPWPGAGMPEDAAATVLFLLSDAARFVTGTTLVVDGGMTVDLRLLADTRRVAAAQRIGQLQQKQEEFGDE